AAATATAAAAGGAAGGTGGACAGATGTTGAATGGTTCAGGAAATATCAAAGCTGTCTGTTGCTCAATGGTCTGAATAGTTCTCTCTTTTAGATACAACATTACTTTGTGGGCAGAAACATGAGAGTTGTTCTAAGGAACTCTCAACAATCACAGAAATTGAAGCATGTTGTAGTTGCACGACGCACGGCATGTATTTAATTAATTGTTAAATTAGGATTATACTTGCCTCTTGTCTCACCCCATCCAGCGATCTCACAAGACGTCCCCTCAGAGACAATGTAGCGCTCAGGAGGGAGGCAGATCTGAGAGATACGCTCATTAAACTGAGCCGGGCTACAGAAAGAGGAGACAGGTGGTAGGAAATTATtggtatttttgtgtgtgtgtttgtgtgtttgctggggGGCACTTAAAAGTACACACTATTCCAGTTGAAGCATGACCAGTTGAGACTCTGAGGGTCCGCAGACGATCTTGGTCAGAGGGATAGTTTGCACCCCGGGCTCTCCTTCCTGAGGATCGCGGTACAGGGTTCCCATCTTGGCCGAGTATCCCGGCAGGTCCACGTAGCTGTGCACAAATGCAGACAAGCAAAATGCCAAACGTTTAATATCTTGATCTACTGGTCAAAGCTCTTCCATAAAGCCAGCGCAAGATACGAGGGTCTGCAGTCCTGCTTGCAGCTCTGTGAAGCGTCAGAGCAGTGCTTTAAGCTCAACGCTAATCACTGACAATGATGAAtccctgaaaataaaaaacaataagtgAACAAACTCTACCAGGAGGAGAAACACTGCTTGGTGCTGATCACCCATCTGGGGTTAACCAGGGATCCTCCGCAGAAATGGTTTCCTTTCCTGCACACAAGAGGTCACAGGTCAGAGTTCACGTCAAGCACAGCTAAGCATATTCTACGTGTCTCTACTGCCGTCTCAAACACGTCCTCTTGAGACTCACCTGTCTCTTAGGCTCACCGTCCACGGCGAGTTCCCAGGAATCCCACCCACGATACGCATTCTCGTCGGCTGTAAGCGGTCCTCCCTCTTCCCACACTCACTGAACTCCACTTTCGCTGTGTTCACAAAAGGGTGACGTATTATTGTAAATAACGGAGGAAAAACTGTTCAGAAGGCTTGTTGTCAACAACAAAGTAATGCTTCAAATCTATTCAGAAAACCTACCTGCTGGTTCGATCATGGACACTTTCTCTCCAGCTGAAAACGGATAAGAAACGGATGTTAAAGTCACAGGAGAGACGCTTGGTTTCAGTTGTCATCAAGCTACTGTGGGAAAGTTGacacagagaaaataaatcagttCCGTACCACACTGTTTGATGGCGCAGTAGTCAAACTCAGTTTTGGGGTCCGTGGTGTAGCACCAGGGTCCGTGCAGATCCCCATCCGGGTTACGACAGTAGTTTTCTGTCAGGTTGGCCTCAGGATGCGTACTCAGGTTTATCCTGGGAagtcacagtgttttttttccaaaaggtTTCAAAAATTCAAGTAGTCTTAATGGACGTTTTAGTCCCCATAAAAGTCAGCAATTTGTTGTCTGTCGTGGCTGCAACATATTTATTGTTATAGCTGAGAAGCAAAtatccaaaaataaaacacttaattATGTTTTATGAGGTTTGTCCTGCAGCTGTTCCCTGCAGCTGTTTCCCCACCATCAATAATtcgttttgatttatttttccatgGTGGGAGGAAAGTATCCTCCACAGCAGGTTTTTAGGGTTCATGCACACTGTTTAAAGTGTACTTAATTCAGCTCCTGTCCTTGTGTGAAAACAGAACATACACAACACCTATTTCTGGGTATTATGCTTTATACATTTTGGATTTTTAACACAGCATCAACATAAAGGCCCTACACATGGTCCCTTCCATTCTCTGTTAGTAGTATCTTGGATACAGAATCATCTGTCTTTGTAGGACTTAAATGATCGTCATACTTGGTCAGGTGAGGTGTGTTGGCGTTCCATTTCTGGCAGGTGATCCCCTTACGAGTTTTGCGGACCATTCCTTTGTAGTTTCTTCCATTTTCGTGGTAGCAATCTAAAGAAATAACAGGATGCAAGTTTCCTCTATGAATTATGGCACACTGATGAAAACAGTGAAACGGCCTGTTTCCCATACAGGTTTATAGCTAGCATTGTGGATATATTCTTGATATCCGTGTTTTAGTAACACGGaataaataaatccatccaGGATTCTGCATTTTTCcaccagaaatgtgtttttccaaaATGAATTTATACCTAAAATGGACAAAGTCTTCGCCCAATCATAGTATATCAAATTTTTCAAAAAGAGATTTGCCAAAATTAGAATCAGTTCGATCTTAAAAGAAGCAGCCTAATAATTATGAACACCTTGATACAGGATATTGATCTCTTTcggcctcctccttcctcattACACAAATAGCCATCACCTGATGTGCTTAAATGCAATAGGCATTAAGGTTTTAAGTTGGAAAATTTGCATAGAAATGATGGTATGTTCAAAAATACTCACTTGCCTTATAATCTTACACACACTGGAAATTAAGGCTTTGCTTATTAAAATAATCAATGGAACATTTTAGTGTtatgaaatatatttctttctcaGTTGAGAGTGTTGAATTAATGTTGGGAAATAAACTTTTGAGAAATATAACATACAATAACTTCAATTAGATAAAACCATTATTATTGGTTCCTGGTCCAAATATTCTTAGGTTTCTATAATGGTATTTCTATAATGATGGTTTAATGTTCTTATGTAAATATTCATACAGTCTTGACAACATCATCCGCCAGCCGCAAATGAAATAATCTCAATGCTAAAATCAGAATGAAAAGCGATACCTTCAGCCTCTATGTCGTCTGCACAGCGTTTGATCTGTAAGCAGAGAGCAGTCCTCATCGTTGGCACAGATGTGAAGCACCACGGAGCCTCCGACCCATCTGGGTTACGACAGTAGTTCTCCTCCAAACCCCTGGAAAAGATGTTGCACACAGTCAATCGGGTGGTTTCAAGCTTTGTTCTGTCACATGAAAAACCTCTGAACACCTATAAATAGTTTGGTCCTGGCCATTTATGCGTATGAAACAAAGATCTGCTGCCAGATATCAAAAGCTTTGATGTTTAACATTGTAGCGATTGAAAGATTATTTTATAATGAAGGTTGTACAATGCTAATATCTGGGCCTTTCATTGTTTTATAATACCTAATGAAATGCATTGTACCGAGTGCTATTTGAAAGGGGGAGGGCAGAGATGATTACGCTTCAACAACATACTAATACAACTCAACAGTTCTTCTACTAAAACTGGGTGATTGAAACCCTTGTAATCAGTTTAGGCGTGATGAATGTCATAAATAAGCTCAATATTCCTTCCACATCCATATTGCCACTCAGTGTGTGACCGGCCATTTATCATCGACTGTCAACTGTCAGAAATAAAATCGCAAGAAATGTCACTGCAATGACATCTGGACACTGATATTAATGTGTGAAGCAAATTGAGCACTGGCAAAATACGAGGGcagaaaaaatgcaaaaacgcaaaagtacttcttcttcttctctttgacgTGTTCTTACTTGCATTCGTATGTGTTTGGGTAGAAGGGATGCTCATGAGGGTGCTGGGCATGCCACCGCTGGCAGGGGATACCCGATGTTGTTTCGTTGACTTTACCACGGTAGTCCTCGCCGCGGCCGCGGAAACAGTTGGTGGTGAAGCTGGAGCGCTGACGTTTCTCCACCTGCACCTCAGCTGGACAAATAGAGCCGGATGAAGAGTTAGTTTTAACGGTCACTTGTGCGCTGCACAGAGTTCAAAGGGATGCCGTTATTTAGTGATTTTAGTTCTCTTATTaagttaataataaataaattcaacatGAAAGTGTCATTTTTTCAGTCCATCTTTTTGTATTTCCAGTGCACTCAATGTGATGTAAGAATGAATGTGTTGATGTGAAGCTAAGGCCCCCGTTCACTCAAAAAGGATAGCGGGAAGAGTTTGTGACATCACAGGTTGCCAATCGTTGAAATCCAATCATGTTTCAATATGTAACTTACACAGGTGTGATGTGGGAACTTCGAAGTCCGAAGAAATCTTTTGTTCAGTAATTCAACTTTTAAGAAAAGCAACATTTGCACATTCGTGTTATACATAGTATGTGCTATTTATCAAAGCagaattgtaataataataatctgttaTTTCAAGTTGTGTATTTCTCTGTTTGTTTCTATTTCTGGAAGAGATGGTTAATGAATGATTGAACAATCTACATTTCAATGTTCGTGTCAGGTTATTTCCGCTACCGTGTTTGATTTGTGTTAGTCAATGACTCTGTCTAGAGTTCAGTGCGTCAGGGACAGCGGCGTCCATTTTTCAATACAGAAAATAATTTAACAAATATTACATTAGAATTACTTCAAATCatcttttgattcattttttttcaattgcacGTACAAAAACCTTAAAAGAAATACATTGTGCGAAAAAACAAGGTtaaaaaaatgacttatttccgttaaaaaaataaaaataaaatgtgatgtttgGATTTTGATATAACTTTTTGTTTATCGTGATGAAAAATTGGATTTGAATCGAATAAGTATTTTAACTCAACGCTGTCTGCACCACAAGATGGTGCTATCTTATAGATTTTGGGCCCCAGTGAACTCTGCGCTCACTGGAAATGGAGGCCGCACATGTGACGCTGCACAACTCATGTTGGAATCTGGAGAAAACcctcttcatttattttcatttatcatttatttatctacTAAAAGGTAGTAGGTAGTACTAAAAGTCTAGCATTAGAGTCATTCGATTGAACGTATTCCCAACTGCAAAAGAGTTAGAATAAGAGCAGAATATGAATATGTCTAAATAATAGAAATGTACGATGTgtgattttatatttatttatttatattatatttaaaaatgttgcaaaaatacttttgaCATTATCATACCTTTACATTTTGTATGGTATGAAAACAGAACCCTAATGGGAAACTACAGCATACCTCAGTAAAACCTCACAGACATATAAAACCttagaaaaacaaataaccCAATTGAAAGTTTAATCATTGTAATTAGTATTTAATTAACTTTAAACCTGTGGGAAAAATACATGGCTTTAATCTGGGACAAGGTTTAGCTAATTGACTCTTAAATCAAAGTGAATCATTGAGGCAAGTGTGAAATGTCACAGAATTTGGAAAGTCATTTGTACAAACACCAAAAGGGTGATTTCTCTAAATTGAATTACAGCGATTTAACGAGACTCTAATTCAACGGTGTCTCCTAACACAGCAAGAATCAATTTAGTTCATGTGTCCTTGATTGTGTCAGACGAAACTAATGGCAAAAACCAAATGGAAGAAATAAGAAAACTTTACAATTACAACTTTTTTAGGGCTAGTTGTCATCTATCATCTATTAATCATtgtcaattaattaattaattaagttgGCCCATAAACTAAGCAAATGTAAAGAATTCTAtttacagagaaagaaaaaagtatgAATGAATATGAGGTTTTCTTTCCCATCAACCaataaattaatcaaataatCATTCCATCTTTAATTCTATAAAATGAAAATCGTCTTACTGCACTTGCTGATCTCACAgttctccctctccacctctgtGTCTGTGGTGTAGCACCAGGGCACCGGGGAGGCGTCGGGGTTACGGCAGTAGTTGTCATCTAAACTCTTATCAGGGtacctaaaaaaatatatataagcaaAGAGTCTTTTTTTCCATATTGACAAAACAAAGGACTGAAACAGTTTGGAACAGTTTAAATGGGCGACGTAGTGAAGAGTACTACTTTTCAGGCTGGTAGATGTGTTGGTGAGGGTACTGCTGGTCCCATCTCTGACACTCTCTGCCACTCACGGTGTGGTCCACCTGCCCTCGGTAGTCCTCCCCATTACACCTGATACAaacctctgaaaacaaaaacacaaaatcaaagtgtgagagagaaacaaagctatACCCGTGCGGGAAAATTGGAATTCACTGGTTCTATAATATCCAAATAATTACTCATGAAGGAACTGACACAATAGTTATTTGTTACAAAGGCTTCTAGAAATAACAATGTTGTTTGTTGCTGATTTTGGGGGAATGATGTGTAACTGGTGCACTTGGTAATTACATCCTTCTCATACCAAACTAATCATCATTTAGCCAGTCTGCAGACTACCACAAAACATATGAATCAACAAAGGCAGTTAAGAAGTGAGTGAGTTTTTTCCTTGGGTGGTGGAATGTgtcactttttttcctctttaaaaaactAATGAGCGTAAAACTATGACAATACTTTTTCAAAGCATCGTCTTTATGTCCCATCGTATCGGTAACAACAaattttacagaaaaaaaaactatttggcGGGCCGTACCATCTTTGCACTGGGGGATGTTGCAGCTTTCATATCGGCGCTCGGGGTCGGTGGTGTAGCACCACGGGCCGATCCGGTCCCCGTCTGGATTTCTGCAGTAGTTCAGCTCCAGACCGTTGGTGGCTGTGGGAGTCCACCTGAGACGGACAGGGAGTTTCCCAGTGAGTGACGGACGGCTTTGGTTAGCGCGGAGTGCTGCAAAGATGTCATAGtgtaacatttgtttcttttgtgaGCACTGCAGCGGAAATGTAACACGTTTAAAAGACGACTGGCAGCTTTAATTTAAGGGTGTTAACAGCCACGGAAGATGAATGGTGTGGGAGTGGGAGCTCTTTTTATATGTCGCCATTTCAGAGGAGAGTAAAAGCAAATGGCAAAATGacttgttattttgtgttttagtgCAACGGCAAAAGAACACTTtgaaactttaaaaacacacaatgacttAGCAAAAGAGCTGCTACTCGAAAGCAGGTAGATAAGAGTAGACAATTTGGgctaaagaaacaaaacacatcacCTGCAGTCATTTAAATAAGATGTTTACATATGAAGGAATATTGAGGGGAATGTTTGAATTAGGTTGTCCTATTTACTATTATTTCAATGACAAATCCACAAGTGATAAACATCAACAAACAGAAAGCGTTGTTGTCCTTCTGACGCCTGTCCATCTTTGCTGGCAACACCTTGAGTGAATTCCTTCAACTGCTCTAATATTGCTGATGAAGATCATCTTGTCCTCACAAAGCAAATCGTTGGCCATCAACCGATATgctaaatacaacatttttatcTTCTAGattcaaatgaaaaagtgaTGGAAACTGCAACATGACTGTTTGGAAGAGGCATAAAACCAGCTGACAGTAattctgttttttgcaaatgaaaCACAACAGTTGGACTGAAAACATTTATCGATTTAGACATAAAAATGGTTTTGTTTAGCTTTTTCTACATATTTCACAACtatctttaaaaatgttatgCTACAATGTACCTGATAAGTGATGACAATGCTTTAAAGACTTGCGCCTCCATACCGTTCATCAGAGGAACATCTCACCTGTGATCATGAGGAAACTTGGACCACCACTGCTGGCAGGTGAGTCCGCCTCGTGTTGTGAAGACTTTCCCTCGGTAGTCTTCTCCCTTACCCACGATGCATTTCCTGACGTAGACTATTAGGAAACAGGAACGAACCGATCAGACAACTCCAGCACTGATCGGTCACATTTATCTCTGAAACGCCGTACAGCGAGTCCCACCTTTCTTCTCGTAAAGGTCACAATTTACGTTCCTCTTCACCTCCGCATTGCTCCCGTCACCCACCCAAGGCAGATGTTTGCAGGAAACAGTTGGACGTGTCTCGTAGTTGAACGCTCTGGTGTTGTGCGATATTAAGGGATAAGAAAAACTTACAGCAAGGTATACAAATGAAAAGGTTCATAATTTGGCGATAATGTTTAtaaatgtgaatatatatacagtagTGCAACAGTGGGAATTATTGAGTCTTTAATAGATTCAGATGGAGCTCTTTAAGGCAAAGTGAGTAAACCATATGAAGATTTGGCTACAAAGACTTAAGATCAATTCAATATTGCTTCGATTTCTTTTAGTTTACTGGcattaaataatgtaaatatcaGCAGACGTGTCCTTTAATTCACTTTCCAGTGGGCCACCAAATAAGCCTTTTTCTGATCATGGCCCCCGCTGTGAGAACTAGGTTGCCTATCAATGCTCACGACCTGCTGCGGTAAAGTAGAGGATGGATACCTGCAGTCCAGAGACTGAGCGCAGCGGGTCGCACAGTCCTCCAGGTTCAGACCCGGTAACAGCAACACTCGAGCTGAGTTCCAGGAGGTGGGAACCAGCTCTCGGCCCTCTGAGCGCTGGAAGTCATTCAGGGGACTTCGGTAGCCTGTTTGTgcacaatgaaacaaaaaaaacaaaaagaaatgcgTCTGGCAGGAGTGTATCTTGATGTATCAAATACAGGTTTGAGCTGCAGTGGGTCTGCCCACCGGTACCAGCTGCATATACATAACCTTTCGGACCAAGACACTACAGGTTTGTGAGAAAAGAGGCCAGAAAAAGCTTTGAACAGCAACTACTCGACTGGTTACTATAGCCGACAACCACCAATACTACTAGTTCTATTGGTGCCGCTGGTGTGCATTCACCTAGTGCCAAAATGTATGACGCAATAATCATGTTGCTcacaaaaatacactttaatagcTTACACATTAGTTTTCTCACCCTCACACACCAAACAGATCCTCACTGTGAAATCAatcctaatatatatatatatagataccaTAGGAAAGTTATACTCCTTGTGACAACACATACAACTAAATACCAATTAGTAATTTACAGTAGTGAACTTCAACAGTGTTTATTTACTAAGgcacaatacaaaaatacaaatttgaggtacttgtactactgAGGTATTTATATTTGTTGCTTTATATATAACATCTGGAATTCATTGTACTTTTATCTCTATTTCCCTACATTTCATCTGacagctgaaatgaaatgtttcttttctcgCTTTATAGTTTTTTATAACACAAAATCGGATAATCTGAAGAGTGAACTGCGGTGTAAAGAAAATCCTCCTTCTTCTGAAGATAAATCAAATAGTCGAAAAGCATCTTGGATCAGCTGGAAAAATGCGTCATCCAAAAAGTTTTTTATGGGTAGTGGTTCACAGGACAGCGACTCTTATGATTATGATTCATTAGTATACAAAGACGTTAAAACATCTGTACACGTAGTAATGCGAATCCTAAAACAGCATCTtattcaatatttaaaaaatgacatgGACCACTTTTCTGCGGAATGAGTACTTTTACATTTCAAAGTACTTTGAATACACAGTAACGGCAGAGCGTTTACTCACACCACTGGCACTCATTCAAAtgcattatataataataaagagtACCATCAAAAATATCGAGCTAAGAACGggaacactttttttgttttgttacacatttcttcacagacatttaaaaaagcacaacTGAGGATCATAAGACTTTCTTACCAGCAGCCAGTCCGACTGTGAGGAGAATGTGGAGCAGCAACAGCTGCATTGTCTGCGGCCTGCGGACGATAAAAGGTTGATACCACTGGACGGAAGTCAGATTGAGATCTTTTCCTTGAAGTATTTACTGAAGAGTCAACGTCCAAAAACGAGTCGATTTGCCCCCCAAAAGTCCAGCAGGGTCTTAATCCTGGAAAATATATAACAGTGACTTAATCACAAACACCCACAGTGGACTCTTACTCAAACAGAGGCCCTAATCCCCCAAACACATCCAATCAATACTCGGTATTAATCATTAATGGCGAGTAGCATGTTTTCTTCTTATGACACGCGCTTTATTTCCCCCGACCACATGTCACCGATGACAAAACCACATAttttgaaatacagaaatgtttttttttttaaattgctgtATGAACAAAATCAATTCTCTTTACAAACACTAGACGTCAGTAGAATAATCTTCCacagcttttttccccccttcctgTTTTCCGGTGTCTAAGGAGAAAACGCAGCTGATTACAGACCGAAGCAGCTTCTCTTTGCGGGTAAATCGGTTCACTGCCGCAGGCTGTCaggtaaacaacaaacaacaacaatgcggATCGTTTTCCCGTCGTGTTCGCGATGAAGTGCTGAGCGCGAGCTCGATAATACAAATCGAAATGATCTCATCTGGACTTTGATCAGAATCTTTAAACTTGTCCGCAAGCTCTGCGTCCTGAACGCGACCTGAACGCAACACGTGAGAAGCCAGATGTTGTCTGCTGTGTTATTGACAGCTGAGACTTTTCAAGGCGTTGTTGTCGAGTACAGTCCTAAAGTACTTTGTACTACATGTCAAATGGAAGTACTTGTGCTCATATTCAACAGGTTAACTTTGCAGTATTCCGTGAAGCTTTATTACCCACTATGTTGTTGTACAAGTGTTCAATAGCCATgccatgcatttaaaaaaaaggcatattttatattaacacAACCGCTGGTAGAATGTAACCAAGTGCATTTACTTTACTACTTTACTTCCATGTTATGCTATTTCATACACCTACTGCACTACATTTATCGGTGCTTTGCTGATTAAAACTATTAATACGTCATCAATTCATACATTTCTATGCAATGTTGTATAGATCTAAATACCCAGCAGTGCATAGAGTaattacacacattaaataTCATTCTGAAATGGATCATTCTGCATAATGAGTATTGTTTTTCCTCGTACTTTTGGGTTTATTTGATGCTCAATTTATTCTTTTACCATAATAACACTGTGAAGCTAAACGTCTGTTGTTCTCTCCCGTTCAGCATGTCAGCTGTGAGGATGACGGAGGGGAGTGTGCACGTGGAGGGCTGCAAAGCGCCGCTCTTCTACCGACAGAGCGAACCCACACAAGGGGAAGCCAGACTGTCGGTTCTACTCCTTCACGGGATCCGTTTCTCCTCAGAAAACTGGCTCAACATCGGCACTCTGGAGACTCTCGCCAAAGCCGGGTGCCGCGCGGTCGCCATCGACCTGCCAGGTACAGAGAGTACAGAAGAGTAAAAGTTCTGTACAAGAGTGAACTTTTCTCCTTCGCTTCATGCAGCGTCTTTGCcttcacagtttaaaaaaacccCATCTGTTCTAAATGTTCCGGTATCCGATGAACGTGAAAACCTGCTGCCCTTGTCTTCTTCCTGTCTTTCGCCTCCTTCACTTTGCTgtccattctctctctcgctcgctctctctctctctccccccacagGCCTCGGCCGCTCGGGCTCAGCCGAGGCCCCGGCGGCCGTTGGTCAGCTGGCCCCCGCGGGCTTCCTGCGCGAGGTGTGCGAGCAGCTGAGCCTGAGCCCAGTGGTGGTGATCAGCCCGTCCCTCAGCGGGATGTACTCGCTCCCCTTCGTCCTCCAGCACCCGGCCCTGGTACGCGCCTACGTGCCCGTGGCTCCCATCTGCACCGAGAACTTCACAGCAGAGCAGTACCGCGGCGTAAAGGTACAGTCCGCGTGTACGGTGCTACTCTAGACGACCGCCGTGACCttcatttggtttcttttttcGAGGACGACACCGTCTTCTGTCCGTTTTACGCGTGTAAGAGGAGCAGATGTGACGTTCGCACATGGCTTTCATCCCGCTCCCAACAATTCACCAAAGGTTCCTCAAACGGCGAGTGAAGGCGGATTATCCAGAAAGGAGACGTGTTTGTTGCAGAGTTATAGCTCCCCTCCAAATGCTTCAATGTGTTCCGTGATTTG
The Gasterosteus aculeatus chromosome 17, fGasAcu3.hap1.1, whole genome shotgun sequence DNA segment above includes these coding regions:
- the mst1 gene encoding hepatocyte growth factor-like protein isoform X2, giving the protein MITALRANQSRPSLTGKLPVRLRWTPTATNGLELNYCRNPDGDRIGPWCYTTDPERRYESCNIPQCKDEVCIRCNGEDYRGQVDHTVSGRECQRWDQQYPHQHIYQPEKYPDKSLDDNYCRNPDASPVPWCYTTDTEVERENCEISKCTEVQVEKRQRSSFTTNCFRGRGEDYRGKVNETTSGIPCQRWHAQHPHEHPFYPNTYECKGLEENYCRNPDGSEAPWCFTSVPTMRTALCLQIKRCADDIEAEDCYHENGRNYKGMVRKTRKGITCQKWNANTPHLTKINLSTHPEANLTENYCRNPDGDLHGPWCYTTDPKTEFDYCAIKQCAGEKVSMIEPAAKVEFSECGKREDRLQPTRMRIVGGIPGNSPWTVSLRDRKGNHFCGGSLVNPRWVISTKQCFSSCYVDLPGYSAKMGTLYRDPQEGEPGVQTIPLTKIVCGPSESQLVMLQLEYPAQFNERISQICLPPERYIVSEGTSCEIAGWGETRGTGDETVLNVAYIPVLSNKECNKYFRGRVRENEMCTRSFQGGVGACERDYGGPLACQNRDCWVLEGVIIPMRRCGHPGQPNIFIRVSVYVDWIKKVMEMA
- the abhd14b gene encoding putative protein-lysine deacylase ABHD14B translates to MSAVRMTEGSVHVEGCKAPLFYRQSEPTQGEARLSVLLLHGIRFSSENWLNIGTLETLAKAGCRAVAIDLPGLGRSGSAEAPAAVGQLAPAGFLREVCEQLSLSPVVVISPSLSGMYSLPFVLQHPALVRAYVPVAPICTENFTAEQYRGVKVPSLIVYGDQDTQLAERSLNNLRNLANHSVVVMKGAGHPCYLDDPDTWHRALTGFLDTLCSSGGTPDSHT
- the mst1 gene encoding hepatocyte growth factor-like protein isoform X1 produces the protein MQLLLLHILLTVGLAAGYRSPLNDFQRSEGRELVPTSWNSARVLLLPGLNLEDCATRCAQSLDCRAFNYETRPTVSCKHLPWVGDGSNAEVKRNVNCDLYEKKVYVRKCIVGKGEDYRGKVFTTRGGLTCQQWWSKFPHDHRWTPTATNGLELNYCRNPDGDRIGPWCYTTDPERRYESCNIPQCKDEVCIRCNGEDYRGQVDHTVSGRECQRWDQQYPHQHIYQPEKYPDKSLDDNYCRNPDASPVPWCYTTDTEVERENCEISKCTEVQVEKRQRSSFTTNCFRGRGEDYRGKVNETTSGIPCQRWHAQHPHEHPFYPNTYECKGLEENYCRNPDGSEAPWCFTSVPTMRTALCLQIKRCADDIEAEDCYHENGRNYKGMVRKTRKGITCQKWNANTPHLTKINLSTHPEANLTENYCRNPDGDLHGPWCYTTDPKTEFDYCAIKQCAGEKVSMIEPAAKVEFSECGKREDRLQPTRMRIVGGIPGNSPWTVSLRDRKGNHFCGGSLVNPRWVISTKQCFSSCYVDLPGYSAKMGTLYRDPQEGEPGVQTIPLTKIVCGPSESQLVMLQLEYPAQFNERISQICLPPERYIVSEGTSCEIAGWGETRGTGDETVLNVAYIPVLSNKECNKYFRGRVRENEMCTRSFQGGVGACERDYGGPLACQNRDCWVLEGVIIPMRRCGHPGQPNIFIRVSVYVDWIKKVMEMA